One part of the Phycisphaerae bacterium genome encodes these proteins:
- a CDS encoding hydroxyacid dehydrogenase has protein sequence MKILLADKIPDFAISRLKSMGCEVFSRTGLTGKDLADAVAETGCEVLVVRSTKVPRPVLEAGHGLKLVIRAGSGFDTIDVAAADELGIRVCNCPGMNSVAVAELTIGLMIALDRQIVDETDDLRRGVWNKKKYSSEALGLKGRTLGIIGLGCVGQEVACRAAAFGMNVMYYDVIRRPELEKQLGVKYSRFDDLIEEADFITLHVPGGMQTRHMIGRRELALMKPTAYLVNCSRGGVVDETALAESLRCGDIAGAALDVYELEPTATDPEFKDPISHEPHLYGTHHVGASTHQAQDAVAEEMIRVIAAYRDHDEFLHCVNPEKVHVVGG, from the coding sequence ATGAAAATTCTGCTCGCTGACAAAATTCCGGACTTCGCCATTTCCAGACTCAAGTCAATGGGCTGCGAAGTCTTCAGCAGGACCGGCCTGACGGGGAAAGACTTGGCCGACGCCGTTGCCGAAACCGGTTGTGAAGTACTGGTGGTCCGTTCAACCAAGGTTCCCCGTCCCGTGTTGGAGGCGGGCCACGGGCTAAAACTCGTCATTCGCGCCGGGTCTGGCTTCGATACCATCGACGTCGCTGCGGCCGATGAACTCGGAATTCGGGTCTGCAATTGTCCGGGAATGAACTCGGTCGCGGTCGCTGAATTGACGATCGGACTCATGATCGCGCTCGATCGGCAGATCGTTGACGAAACAGACGACCTGCGGCGCGGAGTCTGGAACAAGAAAAAATACAGCAGCGAAGCGCTCGGACTCAAAGGCCGCACGCTCGGCATCATCGGATTGGGATGTGTCGGACAGGAAGTGGCCTGCCGTGCGGCCGCCTTCGGAATGAATGTCATGTATTACGACGTGATTCGCCGGCCCGAACTTGAGAAGCAACTCGGCGTCAAGTATTCAAGGTTTGACGACCTGATTGAGGAGGCTGATTTCATCACGCTCCATGTCCCAGGTGGAATGCAGACTCGCCACATGATCGGTCGGCGTGAATTGGCTCTGATGAAGCCGACGGCCTATCTGGTCAATTGCAGTCGCGGCGGGGTGGTGGACGAAACGGCGCTCGCAGAATCGCTGCGTTGCGGCGACATTGCAGGGGCCGCGCTCGATGTGTACGAGTTGGAGCCGACTGCGACGGATCCCGAGTTCAAGGATCCCATCAGTCACGAGCCGCACCTGTACGGCACGCACCATGTCGGCGCCTCGACCCATCAGGCCCAGGACGCGGTTGCAGAGGAGATGATCCGAGTGATCGCTGCGTATCGCGACCACGACGAATTTCTGCACTGCGTCAATCCGGAGAAAGTACACGTGGTCGGTGGCTGA
- a CDS encoding cytochrome c3 family protein, whose product MLSEDFVEYRGSPDSAMMMPTDVAACSDGRVFVADGVNSRVLEFSSDGTLLRSFHQAGDIPLGRPIGIAVDNRDRLWLADADHVRIISLESDGSLADVFAINPAGDGRTPDLTDIALSPDGRTAWIVDNDNHRIIRLNLDTGEQTAFGRFGESLGNFNHPFMIATNDQGQPLVTDVINGRVAMYFADGRPARSIGAYGILPGELYRPKGVAVDSQSQIWVSDSVTRVIHVFNASGGFIDVVRDRAGNPFKFETPMGIAIQEDRLYVTELTSNRARACQITRGPIVIPRTTERRSQAQLFGREARGCTVCHMEWMSPLKDGQSTPIVDPPPSTPELPHVSRSEVCISCHDGSIADSRRRVWLEHGHQTGIAPPDYMKVPSELPLADGKIMCRTCHSAHTGGNFTGDLSTSVFLRVENAASQLCMGCHEDHTRGVGFGTHPTGGMPWPVPDALIAAGAKAAPNSREITCQVCHTPHGSSTDHLLVMGVTSNELCVTCHGMMRPGMFREGGHAEHPLSPVVNAQQKAAIERMGTRIGDGEKLICLSCHKLHHGKGERFMLAADLHNSEMCINCHSEKVSLFGTSHDLRTNFATEKNRLGMTPESGGPCSACHMFHRYARAPEPHPSDAIGQCITCHQQGRCAQSRALPSHNHPGNNCVGCHNPHETQFGCYLRGTPTDTCLACHAEQGRLLGGPHDLTAVAPKNAEHAARSRIREAITGATIVRATLPADGPMHDQSATDFHNAHPGGSVSTAALNLSLTGDACTACHKPHGSSPADLFRVPPRMNAHGEATTAAAIAEAACTACHVAAGWESGGSFAAVHPREINDTSRAGTLPLSCDAAGADQIGCRTCHDPHARTPSLARVAEGQSPGSLCVQCHSDVSQVLLTSHGAINPDSARAIIGQGLAADDPHGGHLGSGSTACAACHSLHADSSVVERSLLTRPPAGIVSVEDGWMTGQDRYCSACHRQGGTSHPPAVATHPDLPLTSLFVDGAQSALPLFNDDGDVDPRGRITCRTCHVPHGQVLDPQQLVRLAGMPPEQRRPLRLLLRPFVPPNACTTCHGADGLWRFLYYHDPSRRRGADESLSGASDRGSALP is encoded by the coding sequence ATGCTCAGCGAGGATTTCGTCGAATATCGTGGTTCGCCGGATTCCGCGATGATGATGCCGACGGACGTGGCCGCCTGCTCCGATGGGCGCGTCTTCGTGGCGGACGGAGTGAACAGCCGCGTGCTTGAATTCTCAAGCGACGGCACACTGCTGCGATCGTTTCATCAGGCCGGTGACATTCCGTTGGGACGCCCGATCGGGATCGCCGTGGATAACCGAGATCGGCTTTGGCTGGCCGACGCAGACCATGTCCGCATCATTTCCCTCGAATCAGACGGGTCGCTTGCGGACGTCTTCGCCATCAATCCGGCTGGCGATGGTCGCACTCCCGATTTGACAGACATCGCTCTGTCCCCGGATGGCCGGACCGCTTGGATCGTCGACAACGACAATCACCGCATAATTCGACTCAACCTCGATACCGGCGAGCAGACGGCCTTCGGGCGTTTTGGCGAGTCATTGGGAAATTTCAATCATCCCTTCATGATCGCGACGAACGATCAAGGTCAGCCCCTCGTCACCGACGTCATCAACGGCCGAGTCGCGATGTACTTCGCCGATGGCCGTCCCGCCCGATCGATTGGCGCCTACGGCATACTTCCCGGCGAGTTGTATCGGCCCAAGGGGGTCGCGGTCGATTCGCAGAGTCAGATCTGGGTGTCCGACAGCGTCACCAGGGTCATCCACGTCTTCAATGCGAGCGGAGGCTTTATCGATGTCGTCCGGGATCGTGCCGGAAATCCATTCAAATTCGAAACGCCGATGGGCATCGCGATCCAGGAAGATCGTTTGTACGTCACCGAGCTGACGTCCAATCGCGCGCGGGCTTGTCAGATCACCCGTGGACCCATCGTCATTCCGCGGACGACGGAGCGCCGATCGCAGGCACAGCTCTTCGGCCGCGAAGCGCGCGGCTGCACCGTCTGCCACATGGAATGGATGTCGCCGCTCAAGGACGGCCAGTCCACACCCATTGTCGATCCGCCTCCTTCAACGCCTGAACTGCCCCACGTCAGCCGATCAGAGGTGTGCATCTCCTGTCACGATGGGTCCATCGCGGATTCGCGCCGCCGTGTCTGGCTCGAACATGGCCATCAGACCGGCATCGCGCCGCCTGACTACATGAAGGTCCCCAGTGAACTGCCCCTCGCCGACGGCAAAATCATGTGTCGCACCTGTCATTCGGCTCACACCGGCGGGAATTTCACCGGCGATCTGAGTACCTCGGTCTTTCTGCGCGTTGAAAACGCCGCAAGTCAGCTCTGCATGGGCTGCCACGAGGATCACACGCGCGGCGTCGGATTTGGCACCCATCCCACTGGCGGCATGCCGTGGCCCGTCCCCGATGCGCTCATCGCGGCCGGCGCAAAGGCCGCTCCGAATTCGCGGGAGATAACCTGTCAGGTCTGTCACACGCCGCACGGCTCGTCAACCGATCACTTGTTGGTCATGGGCGTGACATCAAATGAGCTGTGCGTCACATGCCACGGAATGATGCGGCCCGGCATGTTTCGCGAAGGTGGCCATGCCGAGCATCCGCTCAGCCCCGTCGTCAACGCGCAGCAGAAGGCGGCCATCGAGCGCATGGGCACCCGAATCGGCGACGGAGAAAAGCTGATCTGCCTGTCCTGCCATAAGCTGCATCATGGCAAAGGCGAGCGATTCATGCTTGCCGCCGACCTGCACAACAGCGAAATGTGCATCAATTGCCACTCGGAAAAAGTATCCCTCTTCGGAACCTCCCACGACCTGCGCACCAATTTCGCCACTGAGAAAAATCGCCTCGGAATGACCCCCGAATCAGGCGGACCTTGCAGTGCCTGCCATATGTTCCATCGCTACGCCCGCGCCCCCGAACCCCACCCAAGCGACGCCATCGGCCAGTGCATCACCTGCCATCAGCAGGGTCGTTGTGCCCAGAGCCGTGCGCTCCCCTCGCACAACCATCCGGGCAACAATTGCGTCGGCTGCCATAACCCCCACGAAACGCAATTCGGGTGCTACCTGCGTGGCACACCGACGGACACATGCCTCGCCTGTCACGCCGAACAGGGACGCCTCCTCGGCGGCCCACACGACCTTACGGCCGTCGCGCCGAAAAACGCGGAGCACGCGGCCCGGTCTCGAATTCGCGAGGCCATCACGGGCGCGACGATCGTTCGCGCCACGCTTCCGGCGGACGGCCCGATGCACGATCAGTCCGCAACGGATTTTCACAATGCCCACCCCGGAGGTTCGGTCTCGACTGCCGCGCTGAACCTGTCACTCACCGGCGATGCCTGCACGGCGTGCCACAAGCCACATGGTTCGTCGCCGGCGGACCTCTTTCGCGTGCCGCCCAGGATGAATGCCCACGGCGAAGCAACGACCGCCGCTGCGATTGCCGAGGCGGCCTGCACGGCATGTCACGTGGCGGCGGGTTGGGAGTCCGGCGGATCATTCGCCGCCGTCCATCCGAGAGAAATCAACGATACCTCTCGAGCCGGGACGCTCCCCTTAAGTTGCGACGCCGCCGGCGCCGATCAGATCGGTTGCCGCACCTGTCACGATCCACATGCACGAACCCCGTCGCTCGCGCGCGTCGCGGAAGGCCAGTCCCCGGGCAGCCTGTGCGTGCAGTGCCATAGCGATGTCAGTCAGGTGCTCCTCACGAGCCACGGTGCGATCAATCCCGATTCCGCCCGCGCGATCATCGGTCAGGGCTTGGCGGCGGACGATCCGCACGGTGGACATCTCGGATCCGGCTCAACCGCCTGCGCGGCCTGTCATTCGCTTCATGCCGATTCGTCCGTCGTCGAGCGAAGCCTGTTGACAAGACCCCCGGCAGGCATCGTCAGCGTGGAAGATGGCTGGATGACCGGACAGGATCGATATTGCTCCGCCTGTCATCGCCAGGGCGGGACATCGCATCCGCCCGCGGTCGCCACGCATCCCGATTTGCCGCTGACAAGCCTCTTCGTGGACGGCGCGCAGTCTGCGTTACCGCTGTTTAACGATGACGGAGACGTCGATCCTCGCGGCCGGATCACCTGTCGCACATGCCACGTGCCGCACGGCCAGGTTCTCGATCCGCAACAGCTTGTCCGGTTGGCCGGGATGCCGCCAGAACAGCGAAGGCCCCTTCGCCTTCTGCTGCGCCCGTTCGTGCCGCCGAATGCCTGTACGACTTGTCACGGTGCTGACGGATTATGGCGTTTCCTGTATTATCACGACCCGAGCCGCCGCCGCGGAGCGGATGAATCGCTCTCAGGCGCGTCGGACCGAGGTTCGGCTCTGCCATGA
- a CDS encoding sigma-54-dependent Fis family transcriptional regulator, with product MSDTSFILIVEDEHSHGEAVKEGLERAGHACHLVDSVDEALASLRQRAPHVVVSDYRLGGHITGLELLSRARQISPWTQFILITAHGDEQLARDAFKDAGVFDYLKKPLDLELLRRQVSSAARQAKILRENYQLAVLHQQADSFEGIIAVSGAMKSVLNRVRKLAKTKLTVVIYGESGTGKELIARAIHNNSDRRKKPWVAVNCAGISEGILESELFGHIKGSFTNAFADRRGYFEEADGGTVFLDEIGDMPLPMQAKLLRVLENGEVLRVGSSKPVHVDVRVVAATNRNLKELIGERKFREDLFFRINQAEINLLPLRDRPEDIPPLIYHFVQMANTIQGTQVRKITPEALHLLTRYRWPGNVRELQNVISQVVAMCDGDTLDVRDLPAVPPINATTEIVPVTTRSYANITLRELEKLAIQHALAKNQGNREKAAKDLGIGARTLYRKLREFNLS from the coding sequence ATGTCCGACACGTCTTTTATCTTGATCGTTGAAGATGAGCATTCGCACGGGGAAGCCGTGAAAGAAGGTCTTGAGCGCGCAGGCCACGCGTGCCACCTGGTTGATTCAGTCGACGAGGCGCTCGCTTCGCTCCGGCAGCGCGCCCCCCATGTGGTGGTGTCGGACTATCGGCTGGGCGGCCACATCACCGGCCTTGAACTGCTCTCGCGGGCGCGCCAGATCAGCCCTTGGACACAGTTCATCCTTATTACGGCGCACGGCGATGAGCAACTCGCAAGGGACGCCTTCAAGGATGCCGGCGTATTCGACTATTTGAAGAAGCCTCTGGATCTCGAACTTCTGCGAAGACAGGTCAGCAGCGCCGCCCGGCAGGCGAAGATACTTCGCGAGAACTACCAACTGGCGGTTCTGCATCAACAGGCGGATTCGTTCGAGGGAATCATCGCGGTCAGCGGCGCGATGAAGAGCGTGCTGAACCGGGTCCGAAAGCTGGCGAAGACCAAGCTGACGGTGGTGATTTACGGCGAATCCGGTACGGGCAAAGAGCTGATCGCTCGCGCCATCCATAACAACTCTGACCGCCGGAAAAAGCCGTGGGTGGCCGTGAACTGTGCCGGCATTTCGGAGGGAATCCTCGAATCGGAGTTGTTCGGCCACATCAAAGGTTCGTTCACGAACGCCTTCGCGGACCGGCGCGGCTACTTTGAAGAGGCGGACGGCGGGACCGTATTTCTTGATGAGATCGGAGACATGCCGCTTCCGATGCAGGCGAAGCTATTGCGCGTTCTTGAGAACGGCGAGGTGCTGCGTGTCGGTTCGAGCAAGCCCGTCCATGTCGACGTCCGAGTGGTCGCCGCGACGAATCGCAATCTCAAGGAGCTGATTGGGGAGAGGAAGTTTCGCGAGGACTTGTTCTTCCGAATCAATCAGGCCGAGATCAATCTGCTCCCGCTGCGCGACCGGCCGGAAGACATTCCCCCATTGATCTATCATTTTGTGCAGATGGCGAACACAATTCAGGGGACGCAGGTGCGTAAGATCACCCCGGAAGCGCTGCACCTGCTGACGCGATATCGCTGGCCGGGGAATGTTCGCGAGTTACAGAATGTGATCAGCCAGGTTGTCGCCATGTGCGACGGGGATACGCTCGACGTGCGCGACCTGCCGGCGGTGCCGCCAATCAATGCCACGACAGAGATTGTGCCGGTGACGACACGCAGCTACGCCAATATCACGCTGCGTGAGCTGGAAAAACTGGCGATTCAGCATGCCCTTGCGAAGAATCAGGGCAACCGCGAAAAGGCGGCGAAAGATCTCGGAATCGGCGCGCGGACACTCTATCGCAAGCTGCGCGAGTTCAACCTATCCTGA
- a CDS encoding NapC/NirT family cytochrome c, whose amino-acid sequence MNQGNTKGPFLSPAEPVNGGSSSDGSSDKVTSSKDSTDSCQNAATPPGKPRWRVIARKACISGLLLMVLGALGLGGAEYYTARPDFCGTCHVMDPYYLSWSSDKHGSEHHVKCIECHYAPGEKYTFKAKFKGLSQVASYFSGRYGSARPRAHVSNASCLVSGCHGDNAFREKKLMLGKEGTEKRLVGDKMTDVERHPTVQFVHEKHLGGAERLGETDAQILEIETRLRAQLSPEAMREVVDASKSILPSAERDGELTDLVRRGVIAPEFEEDARQLLQLEHRRLRLEQLHDLNCTACHTYDASGQNHFAVALTTCFTCHFTNQTFNSDTGRCLTCHEAPTRQFIVHGTTTTTDGVTKTAMMDHREIIDRGINCASCHFDVIQGDAVVSVRDCQRCHDSDKFLKDFADRDTRTVSEYHRIHVHGQRAHCLDCHRTVKHELISAEETTASGDFLRPVLNDCQHCHPKHHEEQVTMLMGEGGKGPVHPMPNAMFGSRLNCRGCHTQSGSDFKGDRLIKATQATCVACHSTDYEKLFNQWMSEIENYLSEAEAALKRVDAKVAEMRGAGTEPAAETLALLEQARANIHYVATANGIHNKNYAMQLLEMSIRDLDDMILRLSQ is encoded by the coding sequence ATGAATCAGGGAAACACGAAGGGTCCATTTCTCTCACCGGCCGAACCGGTCAACGGCGGATCGTCGTCCGACGGGTCGAGCGACAAGGTGACGTCATCGAAGGATTCAACTGATTCCTGTCAGAATGCCGCGACGCCTCCGGGCAAACCACGATGGCGAGTGATAGCCCGCAAGGCGTGCATCAGCGGATTGTTGCTGATGGTGCTTGGCGCACTGGGTCTGGGTGGCGCGGAATACTACACGGCGCGGCCTGACTTCTGCGGGACCTGCCACGTGATGGACCCGTACTATCTTTCCTGGTCGAGCGACAAGCACGGGTCTGAGCACCATGTGAAATGCATTGAGTGCCATTACGCGCCCGGGGAAAAGTACACATTCAAGGCGAAATTCAAGGGACTCTCGCAGGTTGCCAGCTATTTCAGCGGTCGATATGGCTCGGCGCGGCCTCGTGCGCACGTTTCGAATGCGAGTTGCCTGGTTTCGGGGTGTCATGGAGACAATGCGTTTCGGGAAAAGAAGCTGATGCTCGGCAAGGAAGGCACCGAAAAGCGACTCGTCGGCGACAAGATGACAGATGTCGAACGGCATCCGACCGTGCAATTCGTACACGAGAAGCACCTCGGCGGCGCGGAGCGGCTGGGGGAAACCGACGCTCAGATTCTGGAGATCGAGACACGCCTCAGGGCGCAACTCAGCCCTGAAGCCATGCGGGAGGTCGTCGACGCGAGCAAGTCGATCCTTCCGTCGGCGGAACGCGACGGCGAACTCACCGATCTTGTGCGGCGCGGCGTCATCGCGCCGGAGTTCGAGGAGGACGCGAGACAGCTTCTTCAACTGGAGCATCGACGGCTGAGACTGGAGCAACTGCACGATCTGAACTGCACCGCCTGCCACACCTATGACGCCAGCGGGCAGAACCACTTCGCAGTTGCGCTGACAACCTGCTTTACATGCCACTTCACGAATCAAACATTTAATTCAGACACCGGCCGCTGTCTGACCTGTCACGAAGCGCCGACGCGGCAGTTCATTGTTCACGGGACCACGACGACGACCGACGGCGTGACGAAGACCGCCATGATGGATCATCGCGAGATCATAGACCGCGGCATCAACTGTGCGAGCTGCCATTTTGATGTCATCCAGGGCGATGCCGTCGTCAGTGTCCGTGACTGCCAGCGGTGTCATGATTCCGACAAGTTTCTGAAGGACTTCGCGGATCGTGACACGCGGACGGTCTCCGAATACCACCGTATCCACGTTCATGGTCAGCGCGCTCACTGCCTCGACTGCCATCGCACCGTCAAGCATGAGTTGATCTCCGCCGAGGAGACGACGGCGAGTGGTGATTTCCTGCGGCCCGTCCTCAACGATTGCCAGCACTGTCATCCGAAGCACCATGAGGAGCAGGTGACGATGCTCATGGGTGAGGGCGGCAAGGGACCTGTTCACCCGATGCCCAACGCCATGTTCGGATCCCGCCTGAACTGTCGCGGCTGTCATACGCAGTCCGGCAGCGACTTCAAGGGGGACCGGCTCATCAAGGCAACGCAGGCGACGTGCGTGGCATGTCACAGCACAGACTACGAGAAGCTTTTCAACCAGTGGATGAGCGAGATCGAAAACTACCTTAGCGAAGCGGAGGCCGCGTTGAAACGGGTCGACGCCAAGGTGGCCGAGATGCGCGGGGCCGGGACTGAACCGGCTGCAGAGACGCTCGCGCTACTGGAGCAGGCACGGGCAAACATTCACTATGTCGCGACCGCCAATGGCATCCACAACAAGAACTATGCGATGCAACTACTGGAGATGAGCATCCGCGATCTGGACGACATGATCCTACGCTTGTCGCAATGA
- a CDS encoding DUF4920 domain-containing protein, with product MKKLVVMPFVAVCMFAVGCQTSENTQGFKVYGGHSEVKKVMTLSDVVARADSLKGDRICVKGRIVEVCKNRGCWMTVTDGTHTARVRFTKSEACSDGFLVPRNAGGHQVYMNGTVEVLTLSEADARHYAEDNGKTVDEVEAIKGPQTEITFFADSVAISEGDKLDPPVQ from the coding sequence GTGAAGAAGCTGGTTGTCATGCCGTTTGTAGCCGTTTGCATGTTCGCCGTGGGCTGTCAGACATCCGAGAACACCCAAGGATTCAAGGTGTACGGCGGTCATAGCGAAGTGAAAAAAGTCATGACCCTGAGCGATGTCGTCGCTCGAGCCGATTCGCTCAAAGGCGATCGCATTTGCGTGAAGGGTCGGATTGTCGAGGTCTGCAAGAACCGCGGCTGCTGGATGACCGTCACGGACGGCACGCACACCGCGCGCGTTCGTTTCACCAAAAGTGAGGCATGCAGCGACGGATTCCTTGTCCCGCGCAATGCCGGCGGGCACCAGGTCTATATGAACGGAACCGTCGAGGTCCTCACCCTGAGCGAGGCCGACGCCCGCCACTACGCCGAGGACAACGGCAAGACCGTCGACGAAGTCGAAGCGATCAAGGGGCCTCAGACCGAGATCACCTTTTTCGCGGATTCAGTCGCCATCTCCGAAGGCGACAAACTGGACCCCCCGGTACAGTGA
- the serA gene encoding phosphoglycerate dehydrogenase codes for MSGCGIRSIREHGKEADNSKRAIVFQTMSPLKILIADPIAEEGLARLRQAAGIEFDVRVGLSPEDLADAVGQYDGLIIRSGVKVTAEVLARSGRLRGIARAGVGVDNVDLAAATAAGVLVMNTPDANTISTAEHTMAMMLALMRRIPSAHSHVAGGGWKRGDYVGEQLAGKTLGIVGLGRVGRAVAERALAFQMKVLAFDPFIRAESAMDGRVTVVKQVDDLLPMVDCLTLHAALSDDTRNLINSARLAKMKKSAVLINCARGGLVDEAALAAALDLGALAGAAVDVFECEPPKSCPLLSARNVVLTPHLGASTQEAQLAVSTEAVDEMLDFLIHGTIRNAVNVTGLPTDLSARDRALLDLTGRMAAIIAAWAAEGVDRVEVTTAGGESLASLGPTLALQAVVGLMNPHIEARLNLVNARPFTEQRGIEVRHVNQSSRMDFPDMVKVRFERGQEFHEVQGAVFLDNRPRILAIDGYRMEMVPEGFLVMIFNDDRPGVIGTVGTLFGRRNINIADMMLSRRDKMALMVIKCDAALPDTMLEELRQSSAIVSVRTVLLPGI; via the coding sequence ATGAGCGGCTGCGGAATTCGATCGATCCGTGAACACGGCAAAGAGGCTGACAACTCCAAGCGAGCGATTGTTTTTCAGACTATGTCTCCACTAAAAATCCTCATCGCTGATCCCATTGCTGAAGAAGGACTCGCCAGATTGCGGCAGGCGGCCGGTATTGAATTCGACGTTCGGGTCGGACTCTCTCCGGAAGACCTGGCCGATGCCGTCGGTCAGTACGACGGTTTGATCATTCGCAGCGGCGTCAAAGTCACCGCGGAGGTGCTTGCCAGATCCGGCCGCCTACGCGGCATCGCACGCGCCGGCGTGGGCGTCGACAATGTCGATCTGGCCGCCGCGACAGCCGCCGGCGTGCTCGTCATGAACACGCCCGACGCCAACACGATCTCAACCGCCGAGCACACCATGGCGATGATGCTTGCGCTCATGAGGCGAATTCCGTCCGCACACAGCCATGTGGCGGGCGGCGGTTGGAAGCGGGGCGACTACGTCGGAGAACAACTCGCCGGAAAGACGCTTGGCATTGTCGGCCTGGGCCGGGTCGGTCGCGCGGTGGCCGAGCGGGCGCTCGCTTTCCAGATGAAGGTGCTCGCGTTCGATCCCTTCATCCGTGCTGAAAGTGCGATGGATGGCCGGGTGACGGTCGTTAAGCAGGTCGACGACCTCCTGCCCATGGTCGATTGTCTGACGCTGCATGCCGCGCTGTCCGACGATACGCGAAATCTCATCAACTCGGCCCGACTGGCAAAAATGAAGAAGTCCGCCGTCCTGATCAATTGCGCTCGCGGCGGATTGGTTGACGAGGCTGCATTGGCGGCGGCGCTCGATCTTGGCGCACTCGCCGGCGCGGCCGTGGATGTCTTCGAGTGCGAACCACCGAAATCGTGCCCGCTGCTGTCCGCCAGAAATGTGGTGCTCACGCCACACCTCGGCGCATCAACTCAGGAAGCACAGCTTGCTGTTTCGACCGAGGCCGTCGATGAAATGCTGGACTTTCTCATTCATGGCACAATACGGAATGCCGTCAATGTAACCGGTCTGCCGACTGACCTGTCGGCGCGCGACCGGGCGTTGCTCGATCTGACCGGGCGCATGGCCGCCATAATCGCCGCTTGGGCTGCTGAAGGCGTCGATCGCGTCGAAGTCACCACTGCCGGAGGCGAATCACTAGCGTCGCTCGGGCCGACGCTGGCTTTGCAGGCGGTTGTCGGATTGATGAATCCGCACATCGAGGCTCGTCTCAATCTCGTCAACGCGCGGCCGTTCACCGAACAGCGCGGCATCGAGGTCCGACATGTCAATCAGTCGTCTCGAATGGACTTTCCGGATATGGTCAAAGTGCGCTTCGAGCGCGGACAGGAGTTTCACGAGGTGCAGGGCGCCGTCTTTCTCGACAATCGCCCGCGCATTCTTGCCATCGATGGCTACCGGATGGAAATGGTGCCGGAGGGCTTCCTCGTTATGATTTTCAATGACGACCGCCCGGGCGTCATCGGGACCGTCGGAACCCTGTTCGGCCGGCGAAACATCAACATCGCTGACATGATGTTATCACGGCGCGACAAGATGGCGCTGATGGTCATCAAATGCGATGCCGCTTTGCCCGATACGATGCTGGAAGAGCTGCGCCAGTCGTCGGCCATCGTTTCCGTTCGCACGGTGTTGCTGCCCGGAATTTGA
- a CDS encoding hydroxyacid dehydrogenase encodes MALRVLVADQFEAGGLDELRTAGFEVKYEPALKDAALREAVASSRCNILIVRGTEVPRDAIEASEELGLIIRAGAGYNTIDVAAASGRSIAVANCPGKNAVAVAELTFGLILALDRRIVDATVDLRAGTWNKKEYSKARGLKGRTLGVIGTGEIGRAVIARARAFEMNVVAYSRSLTHDDATRLGVIRCGSPAEAAARCDILTVHVAAAPETRNLISAEVIEQLRPGAYLINTARADVLDYSALLDAIRDRQIRAGLDVFPKEPGVGQAEFHPEIIRAGGVVYATHHIGASTDEAQQAIADEAVRIAKVFAATGEVLHCVNIETRCNAACQLVVRHYDKVGVLASVLDVISRANISVKQMSNTIYQGYEAALAIIQLDKTPASTLIEAIAGMKDKVIKVEVKPLAGPAGP; translated from the coding sequence ATGGCATTACGGGTCCTGGTAGCCGATCAGTTTGAAGCGGGCGGATTGGACGAGCTGCGAACCGCCGGTTTTGAAGTGAAGTATGAGCCTGCTTTGAAGGATGCCGCGCTGCGTGAGGCCGTGGCATCGAGTCGATGCAACATCCTGATTGTCCGCGGCACCGAAGTGCCCCGGGATGCGATCGAGGCTTCGGAAGAATTGGGTCTCATCATCAGGGCGGGAGCTGGTTACAACACGATCGATGTGGCGGCGGCATCCGGGCGCAGCATTGCCGTCGCGAATTGTCCCGGTAAGAACGCGGTTGCCGTCGCCGAACTGACCTTCGGGCTAATCCTCGCGCTCGATCGGCGGATTGTGGACGCCACGGTCGATCTTCGCGCGGGAACGTGGAACAAAAAGGAATACTCAAAGGCGCGCGGCCTGAAGGGACGCACACTGGGGGTCATCGGTACCGGAGAGATAGGTCGGGCGGTCATCGCAAGGGCGCGGGCGTTTGAAATGAACGTGGTGGCCTACAGCCGATCGCTGACCCACGACGACGCGACGCGATTGGGCGTCATTCGCTGCGGAAGCCCGGCTGAGGCCGCGGCGCGATGCGATATTCTCACGGTCCATGTCGCAGCCGCTCCCGAGACCCGAAACCTGATCAGCGCCGAAGTGATCGAGCAGCTTCGGCCCGGCGCCTATCTGATTAACACCGCGAGGGCGGATGTCCTCGATTATTCCGCGCTGCTGGACGCCATTCGCGATCGACAGATTCGAGCCGGACTGGATGTATTCCCGAAGGAGCCGGGCGTGGGCCAGGCGGAGTTTCATCCGGAGATCATTCGAGCCGGCGGCGTCGTGTACGCGACGCATCACATTGGCGCGTCCACCGATGAAGCCCAGCAGGCTATCGCCGACGAGGCTGTGCGGATCGCGAAGGTCTTCGCCGCGACGGGCGAGGTCTTGCACTGCGTAAACATCGAAACGCGTTGCAACGCGGCGTGCCAGCTTGTCGTCAGGCATTATGACAAAGTGGGTGTCCTCGCTAGCGTGCTCGATGTGATCAGTCGCGCAAATATCAGCGTGAAGCAGATGAGCAACACGATCTATCAGGGGTACGAAGCCGCCTTGGCGATCATCCAGCTTGACAAGACGCCCGCTTCCACCCTGATTGAAGCAATTGCCGGAATGAAGGACAAGGTCATCAAGGTCGAAGTGAAGCCCCTGGCCGGTCCAGCGGGGCCATGA